The following proteins are encoded in a genomic region of Diadema setosum chromosome 18, eeDiaSeto1, whole genome shotgun sequence:
- the LOC140241483 gene encoding peptidyl-prolyl cis-trans isomerase B-like, which yields MKARTFLLMAVALVCMYFVLSSDVRNIIESSAGPMTTEKCFYEIGTSDKEVHMGRNGGDLTRGDYIGCEMAWMATEMMMTALGPNHRGPGWMNMAGAGRNVGRLLFSISRSSTIETSRLDGKHIVG from the coding sequence ATGAAGGCCCGTACTTTTCTGTTGATGGCAGTAGCTCTGGTCTGCATGTACTTTGTTTTGTCATCAGATGTCAGAAATATCATTGAATCGTCGGCAGGACCAATGACcacagaaaaatgtttttatgagATAGGGACCAGCGACAAGGAAGTGCACATGGGGAGAAATGGCGGGGACTTAACTCGTGGAGATTACATTGGATGCGAGATGGCATGGATGGCGAcagagatgatgatgacggCTTTAGGGCCAAACCACCGCGGACCTGGCTGGATGAATATGGCAGGCGCTGGCAGGAACGTGGGCAGATTGCTGTTCTCCATAAGTAGGAGCAGCACCATAGAGACATCTCGGCTGGACGGGAAGCACATCGTTGGATAG